A region of Streptomyces deccanensis DNA encodes the following proteins:
- a CDS encoding DUF6082 family protein: protein MATQNHGARGLGPAAAAGLAFAVGALGAFAVERRISTLLRRLERLERETEQRAALIAYQRHNFDLVMKAAADPTLLPVLNAYEEELSTDRQRQYLFANLLYTHVLQGYRVGVFSRAELYGHLRGIFQSALMRDYWAATRHHRSSLKEGSEESEIGRMVDTLINDLEEASTDEWWVVGEPPAE from the coding sequence ATGGCCACACAGAATCATGGGGCGCGGGGACTCGGCCCCGCCGCGGCAGCGGGTCTCGCCTTCGCGGTGGGAGCGCTGGGCGCGTTCGCCGTGGAGCGGCGCATCAGCACCTTGCTCCGGCGCCTGGAACGACTGGAACGCGAGACGGAACAGCGCGCGGCACTGATCGCCTACCAGCGGCACAACTTCGACCTGGTCATGAAGGCCGCCGCGGACCCGACCCTGCTGCCCGTCCTGAACGCCTACGAGGAGGAACTGTCCACCGACCGGCAACGGCAGTACCTCTTCGCCAACCTCCTCTACACCCACGTCCTTCAGGGTTACCGGGTCGGCGTCTTCAGTCGGGCCGAGCTGTACGGGCACCTCCGCGGGATCTTCCAGAGCGCGCTGATGCGCGACTACTGGGCAGCCACGCGCCACCACCGGTCGAGCCTGAAGGAGGGGTCGGAGGAGTCGGAGATCGGCAGGATGGTCGACACCCTGATCAACGATCTGGAGGAGGCGAGCACGGACGAGTGGTGGGTCGTGGGCGAACCTCCCGCCGAGTGA